From the Caloenas nicobarica isolate bCalNic1 chromosome 2, bCalNic1.hap1, whole genome shotgun sequence genome, the window TTCTACTGCTTGACTTTGCAAAATTAGCATCTGTTCAATGTAGAGATTTGTATATATTCTGTATGtttcaaaatgctgctgtcCTGACAGAGAGAATTTTATCTGTCTCTGCAACCCTCAcctggagaaaatgaaagaagacaTCCTGTACCATTTTGCTCTTGGGACTGGCACCCATGATTTTCCAGCATTGTTTGGAGATGTAAAGGTAAGAAGCTTCATTTCATTCAGCAAGCTTAAGCTTTTCTGCAGAAGGTGGAAGTGTAGCTGCCTTCAAAATTAGACTAGATGTGTCAGCATACCACCAATTGGGGAATTAATAGAAAGGGGATAAGTTTTTATGGGTTTTTATCACTTTCAATATCAAGCACAATTGGGAACAATGGTTTCTGACTGTCTCTTTTCATCCAGTAAAAGGGCAAAGGCTGCAGTCTCTATTTGGGTAGAATTCCCTGTTGAGGGGCCTTCAGGTCAATATCTGTCTTTTACTAGTTTAAATAGGAGGAAGGCATTTGAATGCTGTAGAGAAAgtggtgggtttgggtttttttcctcccataaTTTTTCTTCGTGGCCTTTTAGAATGATTATGAGAAGAACCACATCTGGGATAAAGCTTTGTGTTAACCAAAGGTGTTTGCATTCTCGCGTTGATCTTCTCATGTTCTTTTGAGATGCTGAATCATGCagctgattttgttttgttgaatgCCGTCCACCCTAGTTTGTGTGTGTTGGAGGAAGCCCATCACGGATGAAATCTTTTATCGCCTACATAGCTGAAGAactggggctggggagccctAGCTCCGACTACCCCAACATCTGTGCGGGAACCGACCGCTACGCAATGTATAAAGTGGGACCTGTGTTGTCAGTCAGCGTAAGTAACTTAACCACACATGGAACACCATTCAGCGATGCTGTTCAAAGTAGAAAATATGAATCcggatttcttttaaatgtttcatagATAGAGGCAGGTTTTTAAGTCTGCACCAGCTGTGCTCAGAATAGTGCAGTTGGCTAATTAAGAACTCCTTTTTGGGCTCTTCTTGTAAAAGGGCAAATCTCAGAGaccttcatttctttcttgccCCCTTTTTCCTCAGCGTACCGCTGAGCTGTTGTGGGGATGGCATTATAAATTCTTGAGCAGACTTAATGTTGCCTTGTCCCCGTTCTGTATCCTGAACAATATGGAAAAAAGGTATCTGGATGCATGTGTgctatgggaaaaaaatgactatCGCATCCATAGCTAAGTATCTGCAGTGGCATTGTCAGATGTGTTAACAGAGCTTAAGAGCAGCTTTCCATGGGACTTGTGCTGCCAATTCATGTATGCGCTTTAAAGCTTCATACCTTTAGTTTGTAGATACAATTACATGCTTCAACTGCATAACTGTAGTATCATGCTGCACCTTTTGAGTTGTAATTATTGCATTATCATGCAAGTTGAGGTGGACTTATATTTGCTGAAGTTTGTGACTAAACCACAAtgtctgttatttttaaaaaattagcttAACTCTTCTCTGGCACTTCAGGTTGGTAAAAAAGTTAGAGTGGggtttttcttgtgtttaagAAAACTTTGGTGATGAAGTGCATTTGTCGACTATTAGGAAAAGACACTGCTTATGCTTTtgagaaagtaaatatttcataattaaTGATTTTTAGAAACACTGTGCTTCATGCATAGTCCAGGAAAGTCAGTGGGAGTCTTTCTGTTTACTTTCAGTAGCCTTTCGGTTGGCCcatagggttagggtttggtgGGAGTGAGTTAAgtgacatttggaaaaaaacatcagGAAGGAGAGATTGTCCAGCTCCTTCTTCCATATATACTTTGCACTGTCTCTGTGAATGTTGAATAtgaatttctgctttcatttcagcATGGTATGGGCATTCCTTCTATTTCAATCATGCTGCACGAGCTGATCAAACTGTTGCATCATGCCAAGTGTTCCAACATAACCATTATCCGCATTGGTACCTCTGGTGGAATAGGTATTTCCCCTTGTTTtcgtgttttggttttttttgtctgtgttttttgtttgttttgttttgttttttccccaaacaaaagcatctttgtAAGAGAGTAAAGTATCTCTCTACCAGTAAGTGACTGATCATCAGAACAGTTTTCAACAGGAAGTgaatcatttttcttctgtaattctgaaagaaaaggcagtATCTGCCTCTCTGGATAGAGAAAATTCACTTAAGAGATCTGACAAAGTCAGGAGAAGGATATTCCTGTCCTTTACGAAAAGTATGAGATAAGAATATATAGTGAAAAAGTAaagattttgttctttgaaaaattatttgtaataataAACTGAAGCAGCTaggcaaacacacacagaaaaacatctcTTGGTGAGTTCAGGAGTGAAGTTGCCACCTTTAAAAGAAGTAGGATTGAGTCAAGATTTACATTTTATGTGTgttgaaacaaaacattaactGCATTATGAAGCAGTGTGCTTCTCTTTACTGCAGGTCTGGAGCCAGGCTCAGTGGTTATAACTCGTCAGTCTGTAGATGCCACCTTCAAACCTCAGTTTGAACAGGTTATTCTGGGAAAGACTGTAATTCGCAGTACAGACCTAGATGAACAGCTAGCTAAGGAACTGATGCAGTGCAGTAAAGAAATCAATCAATTCAATACAGTCGTTGGAAACACCATGTGCACTCTGGATTTCTATGAAGGTAAGTCTGGCGACAGACTAACAGAAGTATATCGGTAAGCAGCAAcgtataaataatattttaataatattttaacattaagGTTCTGGTTCACTGAAAAGAACTGATTCCCTACTTTCAGTTGTCTTGTCAGCTGTAATTAACCTCTTTTTCATATATGTAAAATCAAGCATTGTGCCTAGCAGTTTGCTGTATTGAACTTTTAAATTTGTGGAGGTTTATTTCCCCCCAGCTCTAATAGATCCTCTGAAATATATGTAGTCCACTATACACTTTTCATGTACTCATCAGTTAGGAATGTTTGTCACAGAGTTTCTGGATTTACTGAGGCATCCTAGAGGATTAGATTAGATTAACCTTCTGGTTAAGTAcctaaaataaatcttttctaAAAGAAGTGATGGAAACTTTATTTCCATGCACATTTTGAGCAAAACATTGATCGGACAACTGAAGACAATATTTTGCTGAGTTGTGTCAATGCTGCTACATCGGAGAGGCAAACCTCCAAGACTTACTTTGAATAAATGTATAAACATTCAGGTGCTTTTCTGATCTCCCAAGTCTATTCACAAGCATCTTTCAAATCTTGTGAGAACAGAACGTAGGTGGCACCTGATACTACTTTCTCTAGCTGCTACTGGATAGGTGACAAAGGGTGCCATGTGTAGGGGAACATGGTTTTCATAACAACATTCCCACTTGGTCAGAAACAGACACTGTCAGTTTGTGCATCTCCTCAGACACCAATCACAGGTGCAagttacactaaaaaaaaaccgTCAGGGATGTTTTCAACTCATACAGCAAGACCTGAGAATAGACTCAAGGGCATTAATTTAGGAGTACGtctcctgaaaacaaaaatatactgATTAAAACTTCATGTCATTTAACTTCACTGTATATAATGTACTGCTCTTTTTTCTGTAGGTGTTAGTCTTGAATAATTTGAATAAActaattttctaaaaaaatggTGATAGTATTAGTTAGCTTAAGAGACTCTTCATCTCTTACCTTAGAGAGTCTCTAGAGTAATGATCATCCTTTTAGGTAGCATCAGGAAAGCATTTTCAAGCTTTGTAGTTTTCATAGACAATGATTAAACATTGAAGAAATGCAGCACTTCCATAGAGCTTCAAGTTTGTTGCTGAATTTTGATGCGTTCCCTATATACTAGAAACTACTATTTACATTTTCACGTTTATGATTTTGAGAATTTAAGATGGAGAAGACCAATTAAATTACTGTGATTCACATTGTAAAGAATACAAGTAATATGTAGAAGCTCTAGCAATAGCTAAAAATCACTTTGTCCTGTTTTCttgcacatgaaaaaaaagagtagtagAAAAAGCTGGGCACTGTATAGGGGAAACTGCAATAATCAGGTGTTTCAGGAACTGAATTTGTTTTGTGatttcagcactgaaattttttataaaattaattcGTAGGACAGGGCAGGTTGGATGGTGCCATCTGCTTATATAATGAAGAAGAGAAACTGCAATATTTGAAGGAAGCTTACGATGCTGGTGTCAGAAACATAGAGATGGAGTCTTCGGTATTTGCTGCAATGTGTAATCTCAGCGGTGTCAAAGGTAAACTAACTTGAAGTCACTTTATTCAAACCGTAGGAGGTTTTCTGCACTGCAGATGGTTTGCAGTAAAAACTGAGAATGAGGTGTTAGCGTACCTTCAGCATATAAAAGCCCCAGTTCTGGTTATAGTTATGTTGCTGTGATTGTTTGATTTGTGTCATATGTATTTAAAACTTATGCAAACTTCCCCACATACTTCTTATGCAGTTTAGTTCTATCATTTGCTATTCCAGCCCGTGGAAAGCACATAAATTGTTAAAGTATCTAATTATCCTATAGCATTaacttgttttcttcagctagTTTTTGAAGTTTACGTGAAGCAACTGGTTAATTTAATCAGCCAGGTGATTCTCACATACATAAAACTACAATCACTTTCTATACTTTCATATCAAATTGAAAATAGAAGAATTTTGTGTAGACTTATGACACTTAAAGATTTTTAGTAGCATAATGAATAAACCATTCCTAATCATAAGAcgaattttacatttttttacacAAGCTAActaattttcagtaaaaattaggaaaaaaaaagtgtttacaAATAATGTAAGGCAATGCCTTTCTACTTAACATGTTAACTATAGTCTCTTGCTTTCTTTGGCAAGGAATTTGCCAGTTTAAAACGCTGATGTTTCTCGAACTTCCTTAAACTCAAGGaggattaaatgaaaaataagcaaaatggCCAACAGTTATGTCAAACATCTTCAGTTCTTACTGACATGCGAGTACTTAAAATCCCAGCCCATGCAAATACTGGGCCATTAGGGAGCCTGGTCCTTTTTGCTCTCTCTACTTTGTAGGTCCGTAATGTGCATTACAGCTTGTGCTCTGCAAATTGTCACTAGGCAGAAACCCCGGACACAGAAGAGCCGTGGTAGAGCTCAGCTTGAGTGGAAGGAAGGATTTTGTCTTTGGGGCTCCGATTACCAAAAGGCAGCAGATGAGCCCGAGATATGATCTGTGGGATCCTCATGTACTTGCAGTGCTCCCCATCTGTGAATGCCCCAGTGTCTCCTCTGCTGGTTCCTGAGGGATGGCACCTAGAGCACAGGGATTTTGGTTGGGGATGAGGTAGACAGCGGAGGGCTGTGACGACATCTGCTACAACAGTGTCTCTGATCAATTCCTACCAGTCACGCCCTGGATATAATTCCTGTCCA encodes:
- the UPP1 gene encoding LOW QUALITY PROTEIN: uridine phosphorylase 1 (The sequence of the model RefSeq protein was modified relative to this genomic sequence to represent the inferred CDS: substituted 2 bases at 2 genomic stop codons), which produces MVIVMREEEGLSILIXKVFGSGMLRTRKMQRKRRYEERHSVXAYMASGVSNEKKTDDEQSSKENFICLCNPHLEKMKEDILYHFALGTGTHDFPALFGDVKFVCVGGSPSRMKSFIAYIAEELGLGSPSSDYPNICAGTDRYAMYKVGPVLSVSHGMGIPSISIMLHELIKLLHHAKCSNITIIRIGTSGGIGLEPGSVVITRQSVDATFKPQFEQVILGKTVIRSTDLDEQLAKELMQCSKEINQFNTVVGNTMCTLDFYEGQGRLDGAICLYNEEEKLQYLKEAYDAGVRNIEMESSVFAAMCNLSGVKAAVVCVTLLNRLEGDQISSSHDVLMEYQQRPQKLVGYFIKRRLAKV